The following proteins come from a genomic window of Nicotiana tomentosiformis chromosome 12, ASM39032v3, whole genome shotgun sequence:
- the LOC138903104 gene encoding secreted RxLR effector protein 161-like yields MEDSKEIDTPIATSTNLDIDEPGSYVDQKFVGLCARFQANPKESHLTAVKRIFRYLKGTTDLCLWYPKGFLVDRKSTSCMAHFLGSCLVSRATKKENYVILSTAEAEYVGASSCCAQLLWVK; encoded by the exons atggaagattccaaagaaattgacactcctattgcaacatcCACAAatttggatatagatgaacctggttcatatgttgatcagaagtt TGTAGgtctttgtgctagatttcaggcaaatccaaaggagtctcacttgactgctgtcaagcGGATCTttagatacctaaaaggcaccactgacctttgtctatggtatccaaaag gttttcttgtagatagaaagagcacctcatgcatggcacactttcttggctcatgtcttgtgtcccGGGCCACCAAAAAGGAAAATTATGTGatcttatctactgctgaagctgagtatgttggtgcttcctcatgttgtgctcaattattgtgggtcaaataa